The window AACAAAATCAGGTAACATCGCAGGTTATAATGGAGTTGAAGATTCTGAAGATAAAAACAATAACGGCAAACTTGATGATGCTCCTTTTACAGAAGATACAGGCATGGATACGATTTTAGGCGCAGATGCCAATCTTGTTCCTGGTGATGATGGCAATGATGATTACGATGCATTCTCAAATCCTATCGGTTCTGAAGGAAATCGCCGATTGGATAGAGAAGACATTGATGGTAACGGATACAGTCGTCGCAATGATTATTTTGAATGGTCGGTGTATTTGGCGGATAGTGCGTACTTTAGTCCGTTAGTAAATGGCTGGCGGATATTACGGATTCCGCTTATGGATTCATCTCAGATAAAGCCCCTTATCTACGGCTTGCCGAAATGGGAAGACATTCGAAATTTCCGTATCTGGTTTTCTGGATTTGATACTACGACAACTATAGAAATCTATACCCTATCCTTTGTCGGCTCAAAATGGCAAAACGCCCAAGTTCGTGGAAGTGGTTTGTCGTTAATTGATTCTTTGGAAAAGGTATCAGTTTCGCAAGCCAGTCGTAAATCGGTGCCTAATTATTCTTCGCCGTTTTCTTTGAAAAGAGACCTGACTACTGGTCAATTGGAGTTTGAGGCGTCTTTGGCTATCGCTTATGATAGTATTTTGCCTTCTCATTGGACGATTGTGGAAAAGTATCTGCCTTCTAAGGAAGATTATCGGGAATATCAGTCTATTAAGGTTTATGTGCATAATGATGTTAATGACCCGGTCTTTTATTTTCGGTTTGGTGGTGATTCGCTTAATTTTTATGAGTATCAGATTCCAATTTCGCATGCTTCGGCTGTGCCTGGTAAAGATGGCTGGTATGAGTTGTCTGTTGATTTGGATTCGTGTGTGTTGGTTAAGTTTCTGAAGTCTTCTCGGGATACGATGATTGGTCGGTATCGGGTTTTCGGTTTGCCGGCTCTGTCTGATATTAGATATCACGCGCTGGGTATTAAGAATATTAGTCAAAATAGAATCTCAGGTTCGATTTGGGTCAATGATATTCGGCTGGTTGCTCCTTATCGGGAAGTTGGTTATGGTTTGAGTTCTAATTTTAGTTTGATGCTTTCGGATTTGGGCTCGGTGAGTGTAGGTTTTACTTATTCGGACCCGAATTTTCGTCGGTTTTCTGAAGGTCGTGGTGTAAAGACCGGTGGTTTTGGGACTTCGCTGAGTTATTCGGGTAGAGTGAATCTGGACCGGTTTCTGCCGGCTAAATGGGGTGTGAGTTTTCCTTTTGTTTTTCGCAGGTCGCATAATCGAGCCGTGCCTAAGTTCTCAAGTAAATATCCTGATGTGTCGAAGCGCCTAAACCGTTTGACTAAATCTTTAGCCGCCCTGGAAAAATCCCAAAGTGTCAGCAATGACTTGAGTATGTCTATTTCTAAGTCGCAATCGAGAAATAAGTTCTTAAATTGGACGCTGGATGCTTTGAGTTTTAACTGGTCTCAGCGTTCTCAGGTCAATGAGAATGTGTTGAGTCGGGATACGTCTTTTTCTCAGGTTAGTAGTGTTAATTATCAGATTTCGCCAGATTTAAGTTTTACGCTTGGTGATATGGAGATTAGTCTTTTTCCGAATCAATTTCGGGTTGGTCTGGATATTGCTTCAACTCAAGGTAAACGATGGAGTCGTCGATATGCGGCTACCGGGCAGGATTCGCTTTGGACTTTAGTGCGGACTGATACTGCGCGAACCGCTAATTTGGAAGTTGATGTTGATTGGCAGATGGTAGAGGATTTTAATTTTGGTTATTCGTATGCGGGTGAGCGGGACTTAAAAGTTTCTTCGGTTAATGCGGATAATTTATTTGGCCGTGTCAAGTTGGGCACTGAGACCAATCGTAATGAAAATCTGAATTTTTCTTATGAGTTAGAACTGGTTGAGTTTTTAAGACCGAGATTGGAATATTCCGGTGAATATGAGGAGGGTAAGATTCGCACTGCGCAAGGTTATTCGGATTTAAGAAATTTTTCGGCGGGCTATGATTTTGATATGACGACGGATTTATCGCTATCTAATCTTTTAAGTCGGTTATCGGAGAATCGTTTTGTAAATTCTCTATCCAGTGCAATTCAAGATATTGATTTGAATTATTCGATTAGTGGTAGTAGTGCGGTTCAATCGGTTAATAAATCGGCGCCGTGGCTTTTCCGCTTTGGTTTTGTTAATAGGTTAGATACCAGTCAGTATCGGTATGCGACTACGGCGCGTCTGCGGTCAAATGATTTTTCGGCTTCTACGGGTCTTCGGTATAAGATGTTTTCGCTTTCACCCCGGTATAATCAAACCGTGAGTCGAAATTATTATGTTCAAGATGTGAGTGTTAATCAAACTATTGCCTGGCCTGATTTGACGGTTAATGTTAGTGAAATTCAGCGATTGTTATTAGGACTGGCAACGAGTTCGGAATTATCCAGTAGTTATCGCCAGCAATTGACGCGTTCGGGCACAATGTTTCGGGACTCGTTACGACTGGAAGGTAGGCGTATTGGTAAGTCGCAAAGTTTTAATCCGTTAGTTAGTTGGCAGACAACTTGGAAAGGACGGCTGACTACTAATATCGCAACCAGTTATACGCAAAATTTAGACCAGGTGTTCTTAAGTGGTGGCCAACTGTCAAAACAAAAGACCCAGCAACGGAGCGCAACAGTGTCGGTCGGTTATGCGCTATCTGCCAGTAAAGGCATTCCGCTACCATTTCTGCGCCGAGTTCGGTTATCATCAGATTTGAATTTTACTTGGAATTTACGGTATAACGAGTCAGGTACAGAAAATACCACGATACAAGGTATCACTACCCGCACGCGCAATGACCGTGATATTAGAACTGATTTAGGCACTTCGTTTCGAATTTCCCAAAGTGTTGAATCCGGACTTTCTACCGGCTATTCGGCTTATCAAGATATTTTACAAAATCGTGGCACAAAATCAGTTGATGTTAATTTCTGGGTCTTGTTTAAGTTTTAAGATGAGACTATTCGCTTTTCGGGCTACGCCTTTTATTTTGTGTCTTTTGCTGATGGCTCTTGCTTTTTCGCAGTTAACTTTTGCGACGGATACTCTGCATCTGACTTTGGATTCAGCAATTGAACGGGCGCTAAAGAATAATAAGGTGATTCAAATTGCTCAAGAAAAGGTTAAGGTCCAATCGCTAAATAAAAATATTGCCTTGGCAAACTTCTTTCCCCAAATCAATCTCACGGGCACTTATACCCGTTTGTCTTCAAGTCAAGGTTTTCCCTTGACAGTTCCTGTTTATGGCAAGTATCCCTTTCCGGTTTATAATCCCCAAACCGGACAATTGATTGGTATTACGGAGAGTATTCCAGTTATTGTTGGTGCGGTTACGGAAACTTTAGAGATGGTTAAAAAGGACAATTATAATCTTCAAGGTCGAGTGAGCCAAACGCTATTTACTTGGGGTAAACTCTTAAACGCCTATAAGATTGCCGAACTTAATTGGGAAATAGAAAAGGAGAATTTGCGCAAAACCGTATCGGATTTGAAATTGAAAACAACCGAAGCATTCTATCAAGCATTACTGGCAGATAAAGGACTTGAACTCATTAATGAGTCTTACCAACAGATGGCAAGACATATTCAACAAATTGAAAAACTATATCAGAGTGGTCTGGTGGGGAGACTGGACTTATTGCGAGCAAAAGTCCAATTAACCAATATCCGCTCCCAATTACTCAGAATGGAAAACGCCAAAAATCTAAGTTATGACGCATTACGACTAATCTTAGGACTTTCTTCTGAAGTGCCGTTAGCCTTAAAAGACGATTTTAGTTTTGTGCCGCAAGAGATTCAATTGGATTCAGCCCTATCAACCGCACTATCCGAACGAGTTGATATTAAAATTATGCAAAATAACCTAAAGATTCTTAAAAAGACCTATCAAATTCAAAAGACCGCAAATCTACCTTCTCTCTTTTCCGCAATTAATTACGATTACAAAAAACCATATAGTTTTACGGAAAACGATTGGGGTAAAGATTATAATGTGACTATTGGTGTGCAGATGCCAATTTTTACCGGCGGCGCTAATCTCTATAAAATCAAACAAGCCAAATCCCAATTAAACCAAATAGAACTCGGTCTGAATATGCTTAAAGATGCCGTGCAGTTAGAAATAAAGAGTTTATACTTTAATTTACAACAAGAGAAAAATATTCTCTCATATCAGGATGAAAATGTTAAAACCGCAGAACAAGCACTGTCTTTAGCCGAAGAAAAATATCAGAACGGACTCATTACTAATTTAGAATATATTGATACCCAACTTGCCTTAACCCAAGCAAAATTTGACCGGCTAAATGCAATTGCCAATTGTATCCTTGCTCAAATAAAACTCTTAAACGCTATCGGCAGATACTGATGATATGCTAAAAGTAGATTACAGAAGGAAACTAATTCTTGGTAGACATTGATAGGTGAAAAACTGATATGCAAAAAATAGATTACAGAAGGAAACTTAGAGTTTACATTTGTTAACAAAGGAGCCATACAATATGAGAAGAATCTTAAATACTTTTATCCAGCATAGCCGAACTAATATGAGAAAAATTTCAAAAGTTTTTATTCAGCATAGATACAATCTATCTTCAGTAAAATATTCGACAAACAGCCGACGAACAATTAAGATAATACTATATGCGATATGCTATATGCTCTTTGCTACAATAAGTTTAATTAGTTGTCGCAATCAACGAACCGCTCAAGAGAAAAAAAATATTCAAGCAGTTGAAGTAATCACAGTTAATATAGGCACAGTGAACCGTTCAGTAACTTTATATGGTGCAATCTACGGCTCTTCCCAAGTAACTATCTATCCGAAAATCGCCGGTCGCGTAACCCAAATCGTAAAACCTGAAGGCAGTATGGTTAATGAAGGCGACACGGTTCTTTATATTCTCAATGATATTCCAGGAATGGATTATAAACCAGGTCCAGTGCTTTCGCCAATTGCAGGTATTGTGGGTAAAGTTTATGTTGATATTGGTCAATCCGTAGCTCCACAAATACCAGTAGCAACAGTTGCCAATTATACTGAGCAGGTTAAAGTCAAAGCCCCAATCTCAGACCAAGACCTTCCGTATGTGAAGAAAGGAACTACAGCCCAAGTATCGGTTACTACCTTAGACAATGAAATCTTTTCTGGCACTGTTACCAATATTTCCAGTATCCTTGACCCAATGTCAGGTTCGGCGACTATAGAAATTACAATTCCCAATCAAAATAGACGCTTAATTCCAGGTATGGCGTGCCGAGTCAATCTTCTTTTAGAACAGAAAAAGGATGTGATTACTTTGCCTTTAACCGCGCTTTTTTCTAATAACTACACTAAGGTTTTGGTTGTAGACAAAGATAATATTGCCCGATTTCGTGAGATAAAAGTCGGATTGATGGGCGATGAATTGGTTGAGATAAAATCAGGCTTAGCGATTGGTGAAAAAGTCATCACCACCGGCAAAGAATGGATCTCTGATGGCGAGAAAGTAATCCCAATTGAAATCAGCCAATAATCCTGATAAAACTACCTGATGAAACGATTGAAATGTCAAGAGTTAAAATGTGCAAAAGCTCAAAAGTTTAAAAGTTTGTAATTATTAAGGCTTGGAATTGTTGGTAGTATCTCAAAATATACTTGGTTGATGGCAGATAATCGGGTAAAATCAGTCGCAATGCCGATTTTGAAATTGACCGGTATCTCATAAAAGAAAAGAGTTTGCAGGTTCAATTCACTACCAATTGTCATTAATGTTCTATCAGTCTTAAATCGATGATGTTCAAACTTACTACCAATATCATAAAAGATATTACCTGAGATGTTCTTAAAAAATACAGGAAAAGTTCCCAGTCCGCGCTCGAGCCAGAATAATGGAAAACGATACTCCAAAGTTGCTTTAAGAATATGTTGAGTCTTTATCTCATTTTCTTTATAACCTCTAATATTTGATTGTCCCAGAGTATAAGAGTTGTGTGCAATCGTATCGCCCCATGAGAATCCAAAATGTAATGAACTCATCAGAATGTGATGCCGAAACGGTAAGTTCAAATAATTGTTGGTATGAATATCGATTTGGGTCAAGTTATATTCACTGGCTAAAAGTTGGGAATAGTGATAAACTGACAACGATAGATTTGTTCCTTGTTCTGGGCTAATTGAATACGCATAATATTTAGCATTACTAAAACCATACGAAATACCCATACCACTCATCAGATAGTCATCTTTATTAAGAGCATAACTCAATGATAAATCTTGATACTGAGTAATTTTTCTCCATTGGAAGGTGTTGATTAATCGACTGTGAATTTTCCCTTTATCATAATACCCACTAATTTGGATGGTTGGCTGATAACGGTCAAAGATATAATCAAGATAGATGCTTGGCTTCTTATCTTGTAAGTTGTAAAAACCTTGAATGAGATAACTGTGTTGTAAGAGAGCATCGGCACCATAAGTAAGTGCTCCAATGGACCAAGAATTATAATATTGGGCGATAGGTAACCAGAATTGGGGAAGGACCGAAGGAAATGGACTATAATAATAAAGTGTTGCTTGAATGGTGTCGGGCTGAATATCATTTTCTAAACTACCTAATGGTGCAATATTGGTAGTAATCAGGCTTATTGAGTCTAAATTAATATCCATTATATGAATATTATAACCATTAGCCGAATAGAGTAAAAACGCCAGTCTTTTGTTATCAGGTGAAAGTGTTGGTCGGAAGGCGCCAGTTAACACATTGGTGATTTGATAAGTTCTACTTTGTTTCAGATAATAAGCATAGATATTAAAGACACCATTACGGTCAGAACTAAATAACAGATATTCACCATCTGAAGACCAACAAGGATGAATATCTAATGCTTGGTCTTGAGTAATCGGAGTTAGCCAGCCGGTCTCAAGATTAAAAAGATAAAGGTCCTCAAAACCACCTTGTTGCCAAATAGCAACGCAAATTTTTTTGCCATCTGGTGAAAATCGGGGGTTGGCATATTGCATATTGCCATCACTATGAGTCAAAGGAATCTTCTCTTGATTTTCTAAATCCATTAGAAATAAATTGGTCTGACCAAGTTCATTGCCAACAAAGATTATTTTATTGCCCTCAAGTGAAAGGTCTGGGTCTGATGCTCTTAAGCCATTGGTGATTCGCTTGAGTTTTTTCGTGGTCAAATCATAAAGACAAATGTCATCATAGATATAATAGTTTTTATAGACTTCTCGGATACTAAAGATAAGTTTTGTGCCATCCTGGGAAATGTTCAAAGGTGAACTAATTATCTTCTTAAGTAAAGTCTTAGTCTTATTTTCCGTTAAGTCTAATACTTTTATTGCAGGAAACTCGTGACTGTTTTGAGAAAGATAATAGATTTCATTGCCATCTCGAGAAAAGACCGGTGAGTCAAGATAGAATCCTTCATTTGTTAATTTAGTTGAAGGTGTTAGCGGGTTTTGAAGGATTGATTCGATTTCGGTTTGATATTCATTAATTATTTCTTTCTGCCAATCTCGCCATAAAGCATAGATACTTTTGCCAAAAACTTGTTTTGCCCGGATATTAATAAAAAGTGGTAGTCCGCTACTATGCTTACGAGAATAATCGACTAATTTCTCTTTACCATATCTTTGGGCTAAATAGGCATAAAATTCACCACCATAAAGATAAGGTGTTTCGCCACCAGGAAATTGTGCCAATTCATAAGTGACACATTTATCAACCGGAAATAAGTTTTTCTCTAAGACCGCAGTTCTCAGTTGCATCTTATGATAAGTGCTCTGACATCTACCTTTACCGGTAAATTTAGTTTCATTAAATACAGAGAATCCCTCGTGAAAAAACAAGGGCATTGCGACATTAGGCAGTACGATTCTACCAAATATCTTTCTTAATAATCTCGGTAAGCCCAAAGCCATATCCATATGCAGAATGTGAGCATATTCGTGGGTAATGAGATATTCTAACCAATCATTATAATTAACTAACATATCTTTAGGAAAAGTTGGACTTAAAAATATCAGATTATTAGGAAATGGTGTTGCCCAGCCTGAAACATAATCGTAAAAATCACTGAGGACAACATTAGTCTTACCTTTTGGCTTCCAAC of the candidate division WOR-3 bacterium genome contains:
- a CDS encoding TolC family protein, with product MRLFAFRATPFILCLLLMALAFSQLTFATDTLHLTLDSAIERALKNNKVIQIAQEKVKVQSLNKNIALANFFPQINLTGTYTRLSSSQGFPLTVPVYGKYPFPVYNPQTGQLIGITESIPVIVGAVTETLEMVKKDNYNLQGRVSQTLFTWGKLLNAYKIAELNWEIEKENLRKTVSDLKLKTTEAFYQALLADKGLELINESYQQMARHIQQIEKLYQSGLVGRLDLLRAKVQLTNIRSQLLRMENAKNLSYDALRLILGLSSEVPLALKDDFSFVPQEIQLDSALSTALSERVDIKIMQNNLKILKKTYQIQKTANLPSLFSAINYDYKKPYSFTENDWGKDYNVTIGVQMPIFTGGANLYKIKQAKSQLNQIELGLNMLKDAVQLEIKSLYFNLQQEKNILSYQDENVKTAEQALSLAEEKYQNGLITNLEYIDTQLALTQAKFDRLNAIANCILAQIKLLNAIGRY
- a CDS encoding efflux RND transporter periplasmic adaptor subunit, whose amino-acid sequence is MRRILNTFIQHSRTNMRKISKVFIQHRYNLSSVKYSTNSRRTIKIILYAICYMLFATISLISCRNQRTAQEKKNIQAVEVITVNIGTVNRSVTLYGAIYGSSQVTIYPKIAGRVTQIVKPEGSMVNEGDTVLYILNDIPGMDYKPGPVLSPIAGIVGKVYVDIGQSVAPQIPVATVANYTEQVKVKAPISDQDLPYVKKGTTAQVSVTTLDNEIFSGTVTNISSILDPMSGSATIEITIPNQNRRLIPGMACRVNLLLEQKKDVITLPLTALFSNNYTKVLVVDKDNIARFREIKVGLMGDELVEIKSGLAIGEKVITTGKEWISDGEKVIPIEISQ